CTGTTCAAGATCCTCCTCGACTGGCTCCCGACGACTTCCGCCATGCAGTCGGTGCTGAAGCTGTTCCTGATCCCCGTGGGAGGCGGCATCCCGGCCGGTGTGCTCCTCGCCAAGGCGAAGGGGCTGGCCTGGCCGGTCACCACGCTCCTCTACCTCGTCTCGGACGTCATCCTTGCCATCGCGTTCGAACCGTTACTGCGCGTGATCGCCTTCGTCTGCGGCAAGATCCCGTTGCTGCGCCGCGTCAGCGCCGCCATACGGGCTGCCAACGCCCGCAGCGCCGCCCAGTTCCAGGTTACGGCGACCGGGCCGGTCGCGCTGATCATGATCGCCTTCGGCGTCGATCCCATGACCGGGCGGGCCTCCGCGCTTGCCGCCGGCCACGGCTTCGTGGCGGGGTGGGCCTTCGCCATTGCGGGGGATATGCTCTACTTCGCCGTCATCGCCTTCACTACACTACGCCTGAACAAGTACATCAAGAACCCGGACACGACCATGTGGATCATCCTGGCACTCATGCTCCTGGTACCGATGGTGGTGCGCAGGATCAGGTCGGGACGCGGATCCTACCAGGCACAGGAGAACAGTGCCTGACACACCACGTAAGCACCACTTTCCTCATTTCTGCCACATTGCTTCCCTATTTCATGAGTAAGGTAATGATGTGCGATGAGGAATCCGCCTGATCCGGGCGCATACCGGAAGGCAGAGCGACAGAGAAGGGGGTAACAATGAAAAGACGGATTTCGTCACTTTTAGTGCTTCTGGCCCTGGGGGGATGCGTGACGGTGCCCACAGGCCCCAGCGTCAAGGTCCTTCCCACCAAGGGCAAGTCCTTCGAGACCTTCATGAAGGAAGACGCCACCTGCCGCCAGTGGGCCAATTCCCAGCTGGGCTCGCCGGTGCAGGAAACCTACGACAAGAACGTGGCGACCAGCGCCGTCGTGGGTACCGCGGTCGGCACCGGCGTGGGCGCAGTGCTCGGTTCCGCCTCGGGCAACACGGGTGCCGGGGCCGCCATCGGCGCCGCAACCGGGCTCCTGTTCGGGACCGCCGCCGGCTCCGGTTCTTCCCAGGTCTACGGCGCGCAGGCGCAGCGCATGTACGACAACGCCTATGTCCAGTGCATGTACACCTACAACAACCAGGTCCCGGGAACCAGGACCGTGGTCGCAGCCCGCCCTGCCCCGCCCCCTCCTGCCCGCGTGGCACCTCCTCCTCCGCCGCCGGTAGCCGAGTCGCCGGTTGTTGCGCCTCCGCCGCCCGAAGAAGTGATGGTGCCGGCCCCTGAGGAGTACGAGGCCGAGCCGCCCGAGTTCGTGTACTCGCCGCAGTTGAACGCCTACGTCGCCGTCGGTGTTCCCTATGACCTCATTTACAGCGGCAACGAATATTACTACTTCTACGGCGGCAACTGGTACCGCGGCGCTTACTATAACGGTCCCTGGAGCTACGTCCCGCGTCGGGCGTACCCACAACTGTTCGTGCGCTACGAAGTAGTCAACATACGGCACTACCGTGATGTCGAGTACCGGCGCTACGTGCGCGACCGGCGCCACTACGACGGCCGGGTCTACCGCCCGGAGTACCGCCGCGTGGTGAGGCATCGTCCCGGCTACTGACCTTCCTCCCGATCGACCAGGGCACCCGGCTTACTCCGGGTGCCTTTTTTGTTGCCCGCACTCTCTCTGTCCCCATTCCGCCACCGCAGCCCGCCACTCTTCTTCCTTCGCGCATTGACATTGTGAAGCATTAGGATACTTTCATTTAGTTCATTGATTGTACCGGTCTTTGCAGCACCAGAGCCACGAGGGGAGCCGCTCCGGCTCAAGAAACGATGCCATCCGTTGCGGCACTGCCGCAGCCAAGGGGGACTGCATGAGAGGCAAAGCGATAGGAGTTGCTCTGGGCGTCGTGGGAATGGTGCTCTGGTTCATGCCGCTGGTAAAGGTGGGTTTCAACGTGTACGTCGTGGGGAAGCAGATCGGGAATGTCAGCTATATCCTGGTGATCGGCTCCCTCGCCTATACCGTTTTTTCCTGCTTCGATCTGCACAAGTTGCGCGTCATCACGGCCACCATATCGACCGCCATCAGCCTGCTGTTGCTTTCCGAGGCCTGGAACTTCGCCGCCTGGGGCCTGTACGGTCTCAACATCGTCTCCGTGGCCAGTTGGCTCGCGGCAGTTTCCGACTGGGACGCGGGCAAGAGATCGGTAGAGGACACCCAAAGCTGAAACTTCCGGAGGGGCAGGAGGGGAAATGGATCACAAGACAAAAGGTGTCCCCAAGCCAATCACCCCCGCAGCGCAGCTTCGATGGCAGCGATATCGATCTTGACCATCTGCATCATCGCGTCGAAGGCGCGTTTGGCTGCTGCGGGATCGGGATCCGTTATTGCCTCGGTCAGCACCACCGGCGTGATCTGCCAGGAGATGCCCCATTTGTCGCGGCACCAGCCGCACACGACCTCCTGACCGCCGTTGCCCACGATGGCGTTCCAGTACCTATCCGTTTCCTCCTGGTCTACGGTGGCGACCTGGAACGAGAAGGCCTCGTTGTGTTTCACCTCAGGCCCGCCGTTGAGCCCCAGGCAAGGGATTCCCATCACGGTGAACTCCACCGTCAATACATCCCCTTTCTTCCCGGACGGGTAGTCGCCCGGCGCCAGGTGCACCGCGTCGACCGATGAATCCGGAAAGGTCTCCGCATAAAAGCGCGCCGCCTCTTCAGCGTCGCCGTCGTACCAAAGGCAGATCGTATTCTTTGCCGGCTTTTCCATAGTCACTTCTCCTTGTGTCATCGCCACCGATGCCGCAGCAGGGCCAAACTCTGACCCTCCCTTTACCCTATCATTCTGTGCCTGGAAAGAAAACAGGCGCACCCCGAAATGGGATGCGCCCTCGTTGAATCACAGGGTAGTATTGCCTGCCCCGCTGAACTACCAGTAGATAAAGGTGCCGATGGCGCCGATGTTGGCGTCCTGGGTGGCGCCGTTGAACCAACGGTCCTGCGCCCAGGTGTATTCGCCGATGACCTGGACAAACGGGGTCACGTTGTAGGTCACCGCGACCACCGCCGCCTGCTGCTTCTGTATGTTCAGGTCGGTGTCGTTGCCTGCCTGCTCAGCCCTGCTCTGGCCGTAGTTGAGGCCCAGTTTCACCACCGGTGTCACTTGGTAAGTCGCCTGGTTCAGGAAGCCCCAGTTGGTTCTCTCCTTGCCGTCCGCGGACAGCGCGTCCGCACCCTGCATGCCCAGCATCCCCAGTGCCTTGCCGCCATAGCAGGAAGTGAGCAACTGGAGACCGCCAAGGTCGAGCTGGACGCCCCCCGCGCCGCCGAGTGAAGTGACGTGACCGCCCGGCCGTACCGCCGGAACCGTGTGCTCAGGCGTGATGCTCCCGTCCGGGTTCAGCGTTACCGGCACGGTCACCGTCTCGGCCGACGAGAAACTCGCCTGCTGGTACAACCCGGAAACCCATGCCTGGAACTTGCCGCCGGTGAAGCCGTTCACGTAGGAGATCTCGCTCTCCAGGCGCGGCACGTTGCGGACAGTGGCTGCACCGATGTTGTTGGTGTCGTTCACGCTGACGGCGACCTTGAAGCCTTTCACCTCCGGAGTGGTGTACCTGAACTGCGCGCCGAAATTGGGGTAGAGGTAGCCGTAGCCGATGTGTCCCATGGTCGGCCCGTTGTCCACCGGCCCGATCACCCCCGCCCCGAACAGGGTCATGTCGGTGAGGATGTTCTTGGCCTGGTACAGGTTGATGGCGCGGCCGGCCAGGACCTGGCCGAAGCTGCCAGTCGCGGTCATGTTGATCTCGCGGAAATCGATGTTGGGCGAGAGGTCGGTGCGGCTGCCGCCGTTGTTCTGCACCTGCGGGTAGAGACCCAGGCGCACCGCGTAGTCCACGCCGTTGGTGGTGGGAGACTGGATGTTGAGGCCGACGCCCACCGGCAGAAGACCCGTCCTCACCCGGAACTGCTGCTGGACCTCACCGGTACCGGTCTGGTCCCCGCCGATCTCGCCGCCGATGACACCAGCCGGGCGCCGCCCGACCGACTCGTACGTGGCGAAGACGTTGAGGAAGCCGTCCGTGGAAAACTTCCACCCGTTGGCCCCGCCTATGTCGAAAGCCTGCACAGATTGCGCGCTCGCTGCGACAGCCAAAACCGCAGCCAGCATTGTTATTTTGCCTTTCTGCATTTTCCCCTCCTGGTTTTATTGATTGCATTACAGTTGCTGAAAGTATGTAAAAGCAGAGTTTCTGTAACAAACGCTGCTGGTTCACATGTTAAAAATCTGTTTTTGTATGACAATATCCGGATGCGTTTTGCTCAACTTCTATCGTTTTAAGCATTTCATTGAATCCAGTCTCTCGGTACAATATTGCGCATACAGTTAAATAGAATGCTTTTATAGCAACTGCCGTACCTACATCGGGCTGGTTGTTGCTATTCCAGTCAGGAATGGACGTTACTCTGTGTAAACAAAGGGGAGTTAGTCAGGGGGGTGTGACGAGATAGGAAAGGAACGTCTGATGGAGTGGAATAAAACGGAACAGCGAGGGCGGTCCAAGCTGGAACACGTGCCGGTTTTGGAACAGTTACCGGCAATGGGCCTTTAACAGGTCAACGACGCTGAGTTTCCGTAGAACTTGTCCTTGCAGGAGGGGCAGATGCCGTGGCTGAACATGGCGTCCGTATGCAAGCTTATATAGGTTTCCAGCTGTTGCCAGCTTTCCTTGTCGTTGCGAATGTTCTTGCAATGCATGCAGATAGGGATGATCCCTTCGAGGTGCTTGACCTTTGCCATGCTCTCTTCCAGCTCCGTCACCTTGTCGGAGAGCCTCATTTGCGCGAGCTTCCTGTCGCTTACGTCGTGGTTGCAGGCGCGCCGCCCGAGACTCCTTCCATCGCCTGACGACACCCTCCGGCAGCTGTGGGAAATCCAGCGCTCGGTGCCGTCCTTGCGTACGATGCGCAGGTCGATCGGTTTCGGGCTCCCGTCCCCGGACACGTGCTGCACTTGGTCTTCGTAAGCGGCGACGTCGTCTGGGTGCAGGATCCTCGTCAGCAGTTCCGGGTCCCGGTAGAACTCCTCCGCGGAGTAGCCGCTCACATCCTCGCATGCAGGGGAGATGTACCTGAGCGCCCCGTCTGGCGCCTGCCAG
This window of the Geomonas agri genome carries:
- a CDS encoding YMGG-like glycine zipper-containing protein, which encodes MKRRISSLLVLLALGGCVTVPTGPSVKVLPTKGKSFETFMKEDATCRQWANSQLGSPVQETYDKNVATSAVVGTAVGTGVGAVLGSASGNTGAGAAIGAATGLLFGTAAGSGSSQVYGAQAQRMYDNAYVQCMYTYNNQVPGTRTVVAARPAPPPPARVAPPPPPPVAESPVVAPPPPEEVMVPAPEEYEAEPPEFVYSPQLNAYVAVGVPYDLIYSGNEYYYFYGGNWYRGAYYNGPWSYVPRRAYPQLFVRYEVVNIRHYRDVEYRRYVRDRRHYDGRVYRPEYRRVVRHRPGY
- a CDS encoding VOC family protein, giving the protein MEKPAKNTICLWYDGDAEEAARFYAETFPDSSVDAVHLAPGDYPSGKKGDVLTVEFTVMGIPCLGLNGGPEVKHNEAFSFQVATVDQEETDRYWNAIVGNGGQEVVCGWCRDKWGISWQITPVVLTEAITDPDPAAAKRAFDAMMQMVKIDIAAIEAALRG
- a CDS encoding porin family protein, giving the protein MQKGKITMLAAVLAVAASAQSVQAFDIGGANGWKFSTDGFLNVFATYESVGRRPAGVIGGEIGGDQTGTGEVQQQFRVRTGLLPVGVGLNIQSPTTNGVDYAVRLGLYPQVQNNGGSRTDLSPNIDFREINMTATGSFGQVLAGRAINLYQAKNILTDMTLFGAGVIGPVDNGPTMGHIGYGYLYPNFGAQFRYTTPEVKGFKVAVSVNDTNNIGAATVRNVPRLESEISYVNGFTGGKFQAWVSGLYQQASFSSAETVTVPVTLNPDGSITPEHTVPAVRPGGHVTSLGGAGGVQLDLGGLQLLTSCYGGKALGMLGMQGADALSADGKERTNWGFLNQATYQVTPVVKLGLNYGQSRAEQAGNDTDLNIQKQQAAVVAVTYNVTPFVQVIGEYTWAQDRWFNGATQDANIGAIGTFIYW